From the Oleiphilus messinensis genome, one window contains:
- a CDS encoding thioesterase II family protein — translation MTHSPWLIPPTSELATDRPALICIPFSGGSAQYFHTWRKDLEHAIDLRAVQLPGRAERFQEATIENMESLIPPLAEAIHGTISNDNTGTNHKPRTQPFSLFGHSLGSLIAFELCHYLNEHYGISPEHLFVSGHSAPHCEWPETRRRPRILSSLPEAAFIEQLIRLGGTPQELLRDRELLAFFLPTLRADFGLLESYKFQSREPLDIPVTALGGLSDLNDVPQTQVRAWAELTLADFHCFMLEGDHFFINNQKLKVQEILLTTLTSNHKKRQATGATRFTEQTT, via the coding sequence ATGACGCACTCTCCCTGGTTGATTCCGCCAACATCTGAACTCGCTACTGACCGCCCTGCACTCATCTGCATCCCCTTTTCAGGCGGCAGCGCACAGTACTTCCATACCTGGCGCAAGGATCTCGAGCACGCGATTGACCTCAGAGCTGTGCAGCTACCCGGACGGGCCGAGCGCTTTCAGGAAGCGACCATAGAAAACATGGAATCGTTGATTCCACCATTGGCCGAAGCGATTCACGGTACAATTTCAAATGACAACACAGGTACCAACCACAAGCCTCGCACTCAACCGTTTTCCCTCTTCGGCCACTCATTGGGCAGCTTGATCGCTTTTGAACTCTGTCATTATCTCAATGAGCATTATGGCATATCCCCTGAACACCTGTTTGTGTCCGGGCACAGTGCGCCACATTGTGAATGGCCCGAGACACGACGCCGACCCAGAATATTATCATCGCTACCCGAAGCGGCATTTATAGAACAATTAATTCGACTTGGGGGCACCCCACAGGAGCTGCTGAGGGATCGCGAGCTATTGGCGTTTTTTCTGCCAACACTGCGAGCGGATTTCGGGCTTCTGGAAAGTTACAAGTTCCAATCCCGTGAACCACTGGACATACCCGTCACGGCTCTGGGTGGACTCTCAGACCTTAATGATGTGCCACAAACTCAGGTCAGGGCCTGGGCAGAGTTAACCCTGGCAGATTTTCACTGTTTTATGCTGGAGGGTGATCACTTTTTCATCAACAACCAAAAATTAAAAGTGCAAGAAATATTACTCACCACACTGACATCAAATCATAAAAAACGTCAGGCAACGGGCGCAACAAGGTTCACAGAGCAAACGACCTAA
- a CDS encoding arylesterase: MKTLLIFLLPVLLTSCSDPELSRLTRFSTILAFGDSLTHGTGVKIDKSYPAVLAEMINIPVINAGVPGETSAEGLKRLPQLIAEHQPDLVILCHGGNDILRKLSRTQAKTNIAAMIQQIQQSGAEVVLIGVPEFGLTAPTGKHYIELAEELNLVADNDILSYLEKRNQFKSDSVHFNEAGYREMAGAIESLLRDHGAL; encoded by the coding sequence TTGAAGACACTGCTAATATTCCTGCTGCCCGTTCTTCTGACATCATGTTCAGATCCAGAATTGTCCCGGTTAACCCGGTTTTCAACGATTCTGGCGTTTGGTGACAGCCTGACCCATGGCACAGGGGTAAAAATTGATAAGAGTTACCCGGCAGTACTGGCCGAAATGATAAATATTCCCGTGATCAACGCGGGCGTGCCCGGGGAAACCAGTGCAGAGGGTTTAAAACGTCTGCCACAACTCATTGCGGAACATCAGCCAGACCTGGTTATTCTTTGTCACGGCGGAAACGATATACTGCGTAAGCTTTCCCGTACCCAGGCCAAGACCAATATTGCGGCCATGATTCAACAAATACAACAAAGTGGCGCTGAAGTGGTCCTGATCGGTGTCCCCGAATTTGGACTGACCGCCCCAACCGGGAAGCACTACATTGAACTGGCAGAAGAGCTGAATCTGGTTGCAGACAATGACATCCTGTCGTATCTGGAAAAACGGAATCAATTCAAATCAGATAGCGTGCACTTCAATGAAGCGGGTTATCGGGAAATGGCGGGGGCAATTGAATCACTTCTGCGTGACCACGGCGCACTGTAG
- a CDS encoding DUF2971 domain-containing protein produces MIKEITNQLYSHTPSERLYHYTSFSGLRGIVESNAIWASDIRYMNDSAELRHTSDLIRQEVNRRIVEDGSKTVLLNQFVDWVARRITNGHILFGASFRSNGNLLSQWRGYSALGKGVSVGFSPEHIVQSAQRQQFQVGRCIYDEDEQRELISKVIIAVEALARDNLNVQSATDECFANLFNRIESDLLRIAAILKHPSFQEEEEWRIVSPVVTDYLNSPVRFREGVSMLVPYIEFNLMRLDTRRIAIDHIYLGPTPNIDLSMNSLEMYLSSQGAQPASGIHYCQIPYRQR; encoded by the coding sequence ATGATTAAAGAAATTACCAACCAACTTTACTCACATACCCCCTCAGAGCGCTTGTACCACTACACGTCATTCTCGGGCCTGCGAGGAATCGTTGAAAGTAATGCAATCTGGGCAAGCGACATACGCTACATGAATGATTCAGCAGAACTTCGCCATACTTCAGATTTAATCCGGCAGGAAGTCAATCGCAGGATCGTTGAGGATGGCAGCAAGACAGTGCTACTGAACCAGTTTGTAGACTGGGTTGCCCGCAGAATCACCAATGGCCATATCCTGTTCGGTGCCTCATTCCGTTCCAATGGTAATTTGTTAAGCCAATGGCGCGGTTACAGTGCCTTGGGCAAAGGCGTCAGTGTCGGGTTTAGTCCGGAGCATATTGTACAAAGCGCGCAAAGACAGCAATTCCAGGTCGGTCGCTGTATTTATGATGAAGATGAACAACGGGAACTGATCAGCAAAGTCATCATCGCGGTTGAAGCACTTGCCCGTGACAACTTGAACGTACAATCAGCGACGGATGAATGCTTCGCCAATTTATTCAACCGGATCGAATCGGATCTGCTACGCATTGCGGCGATCCTGAAACACCCATCATTCCAGGAGGAAGAAGAGTGGCGCATTGTATCGCCGGTTGTGACCGACTATCTAAACTCCCCGGTTCGATTCAGAGAAGGTGTTTCAATGCTGGTGCCCTATATCGAATTCAATTTAATGCGTCTGGATACACGACGTATTGCGATCGACCATATTTATCTGGGTCCGACTCCGAACATAGACCTCTCCATGAACTCACTGGAAATGTACCTTTCCAGTCAAGGTGCACAACCGGCTAGCGGCATTCACTATTGCCAAATCCCTTACCGGCAACGATAG
- a CDS encoding tryptophan 7-halogenase — translation MKKITDVVVLGGGTAGLISAITLRKHCPELSIKLIRSKAIGVIGVGEGTLGSFNPFFFDYLGLDRGEFYRQVNPSWKLGIKFRWGRRGAFNYAFSPNCDWQWDDLAYPNGFYCQDNFLHTCQYSSLMDVDMAFVKKPNGDPLILNDAVFHLENTRFVDYLESQAEALGIPLIDKKVSSATCSERGVSSFLLEDGNTLEADLFIDASGFKSVLLHQHLNIPFQSFESSLFCDRALIGTWKRTTEAIRPYTTSDTMNAGWSWRIDHESHINRGYVYSSSFLSRDAAETEFRTENPLLGDLHEIKFTPGKYARSWEKNVVAIGNASGFVEPLEATSIGIICAQSKKLVDALKASQGAPNQMIRDLYNHYVDTQWEATRRFLTLHYKLNTLLDNSFWQTCNSETVTGDLISEMLQFYETYGPDNRLMRAFLPESDPFGIDGYLTIMVGMKHPYPTAASVYSHPPLSEADKVRWRTHQHYYREQAEQNALSAQEALAIIKSPDWEWYQ, via the coding sequence ATGAAAAAGATTACAGATGTTGTCGTTTTGGGTGGCGGAACGGCCGGGCTCATTAGCGCGATAACCTTACGCAAACACTGCCCGGAGCTATCCATCAAACTCATTCGCAGCAAGGCAATCGGCGTCATTGGCGTTGGCGAAGGCACACTCGGCAGTTTCAACCCATTCTTTTTTGACTATCTGGGACTGGATCGCGGCGAATTTTATCGCCAGGTCAATCCAAGCTGGAAACTGGGCATCAAATTCCGCTGGGGACGACGAGGCGCATTCAACTATGCATTTTCACCCAACTGTGACTGGCAATGGGATGACCTTGCTTACCCAAACGGGTTCTATTGCCAGGATAACTTTCTGCACACCTGCCAATATTCATCATTGATGGATGTTGATATGGCTTTTGTAAAGAAACCCAACGGCGACCCGCTCATACTGAATGATGCCGTATTTCACCTCGAAAATACGCGCTTTGTAGATTATCTCGAAAGCCAGGCTGAAGCTTTGGGTATTCCATTGATAGACAAAAAGGTCAGTAGCGCGACCTGCTCGGAACGGGGCGTATCAAGCTTCTTACTCGAGGATGGAAATACACTTGAAGCAGACCTATTCATTGATGCATCGGGTTTTAAGTCCGTATTGCTGCACCAACACCTGAACATTCCGTTTCAAAGCTTTGAGTCTTCGCTTTTTTGTGATCGCGCACTGATCGGCACCTGGAAACGTACAACCGAAGCAATACGCCCTTACACGACATCAGATACAATGAATGCCGGGTGGTCATGGCGAATTGACCATGAAAGCCATATCAATCGAGGCTACGTCTACTCGTCGTCCTTTCTCTCACGAGATGCAGCAGAAACAGAGTTCAGAACCGAAAATCCGCTACTGGGAGACTTGCATGAGATCAAATTCACTCCCGGGAAATATGCACGCAGTTGGGAAAAAAACGTCGTCGCGATTGGCAATGCCAGTGGTTTTGTTGAACCCCTGGAGGCAACATCCATAGGTATCATCTGTGCCCAGAGCAAAAAGCTGGTCGACGCCTTGAAAGCCTCGCAAGGCGCACCCAACCAGATGATACGGGACTTATATAATCACTATGTCGATACTCAATGGGAAGCAACACGACGCTTTTTAACACTGCACTACAAATTGAATACCCTGCTGGATAATTCTTTTTGGCAAACATGCAATTCCGAAACCGTTACCGGCGATTTAATTTCCGAAATGCTCCAGTTTTATGAAACCTATGGACCTGACAACCGCTTGATGAGGGCATTTTTACCAGAAAGTGACCCATTTGGCATCGATGGCTACTTGACGATTATGGTCGGCATGAAGCACCCATATCCGACTGCAGCATCAGTTTATTCCCATCCCCCACTCTCAGAGGCCGATAAAGTACGTTGGCGTACGCATCAACATTACTATCGAGAACAAGCTGAACAAAACGCCCTGAGTGCTCAAGAGGCATTGGCAATTATAAAAAGCCCGGATTGGGAGTGGTATCAATAA
- a CDS encoding acyl carrier protein, which yields MSDMFEQVKKVICEQLDIEPEQVTPEARFIEDLGADSLDTVELVMAFEEEFDVEIPEDQAEKIQSVQDVLDLVAEAVAA from the coding sequence ATGTCAGATATGTTTGAGCAAGTGAAAAAAGTGATTTGTGAGCAACTGGATATTGAACCAGAGCAAGTGACGCCTGAAGCTCGTTTTATCGAAGATTTGGGTGCAGACTCGTTGGACACTGTCGAGTTGGTCATGGCGTTCGAAGAAGAGTTTGATGTGGAAATTCCAGAGGATCAAGCAGAGAAAATCCAGTCGGTTCAAGACGTGCTGGATCTTGTTGCAGAAGCGGTTGCAGCTTAA
- the lon gene encoding endopeptidase La has product MSDQNDTPDLQFDQEGEVLTAGDQSQSSGKGLIIPDETLPNIISVFPIPNRPFFPAQVQPIILDREKWQHFFSDVKPDQPLIIGVSYCQEKDPASVSPQELPAMGCALRVLNLSVTDKHIQLLVQGMKRFRIRRWLSEERPFKAEVDYPDNAVAVDNDEIRAYAMALIAAIKELLPLNPLYGEELKNYLNRFSPNEPSLLADFAAALTTADGQQLQEVLETLPLIERIERVLLLVRKEKEVAKLQNQISEQVNEKVSKQQREFFLKEQLKVIQKELGISKDDRTADADEFRARLEGKTLTAAAEKRIEDELKKLSILETGSPEYGVTRNYLDWLTSVPWGVHTEDQLDLTRARKILDKHHDGLDDVKERITEFLAVAKFTGEVSGSIILLIGPPGVGKTSIGKSIADALGRKFYRFSLGGMRDEAEIKGHRRTYIGAMPGKFVQALKEVEVANPVIMLDEIDKIGASYQGDPASALLETLDPEQNSEFLDHYLDLRVDLSKVLFVCTANQLDSIPGPLLDRMETIRLSGYIAEEKLVIAKKHLWPRLLQRNGIPKERLRINQAALKKVIENYAREAGVRNLEKQLNRIVRKAAVELSESPELQVRIAKEDIEKYLGQATFSADKLDKGIGVVTGLAWTAMGGATLQIQCSRIHSLNRGFQLTGQLGDVMKESANIAYSFVMSNLMQFGCEPHFFDESMIHLHVPAGATPKDGPSAGITMATALISLARNQQPKKSVAMTGELTLTGQVLPVGGIREKVIAARRMGIKELILPKDNQGDYEELKEYLKKGLSVHFANHFRDVYHILFP; this is encoded by the coding sequence ATGAGCGACCAAAACGATACACCTGATCTGCAATTTGATCAGGAGGGCGAGGTATTAACCGCAGGCGATCAAAGCCAAAGCAGTGGCAAAGGCCTGATCATTCCAGATGAAACACTGCCCAATATCATCAGTGTTTTTCCGATCCCCAATCGGCCCTTCTTCCCGGCTCAGGTTCAACCCATTATTCTCGACCGGGAAAAGTGGCAACACTTTTTCTCCGATGTAAAACCGGATCAACCCTTGATTATTGGCGTCAGCTATTGTCAGGAAAAAGACCCGGCATCCGTTTCACCACAAGAACTGCCGGCCATGGGTTGTGCCCTGCGCGTTTTAAACCTCAGTGTTACAGACAAGCATATCCAGCTATTGGTGCAGGGCATGAAACGATTCCGCATTCGGCGCTGGTTAAGTGAAGAGCGGCCATTCAAAGCCGAGGTTGATTACCCGGATAACGCAGTCGCGGTCGACAATGATGAAATTCGGGCCTATGCCATGGCCCTGATTGCAGCGATCAAAGAACTGTTACCCTTAAATCCGCTATACGGGGAAGAGTTAAAAAATTACCTGAATCGATTCAGCCCGAACGAGCCCTCACTGCTTGCGGACTTTGCCGCTGCACTCACAACGGCGGATGGGCAGCAACTCCAGGAAGTGCTCGAAACACTGCCTCTGATCGAGCGAATCGAACGCGTATTGTTGCTGGTCCGGAAAGAGAAAGAAGTCGCCAAGCTACAGAATCAAATCAGTGAGCAAGTGAATGAGAAAGTCAGTAAACAACAACGGGAATTCTTTCTCAAAGAACAACTGAAAGTGATTCAAAAAGAGCTGGGCATCTCCAAAGATGACCGCACCGCAGATGCCGATGAGTTTCGCGCAAGGCTCGAAGGAAAAACGCTTACTGCAGCCGCAGAAAAACGCATAGAAGATGAGCTGAAGAAGCTGTCGATACTGGAAACCGGCTCACCGGAATATGGCGTGACGCGCAATTACCTTGACTGGCTGACCTCCGTTCCCTGGGGCGTGCACACCGAAGACCAACTGGATTTGACCCGTGCTCGCAAAATACTGGACAAACACCATGACGGGCTGGATGATGTCAAGGAACGGATCACCGAGTTTCTCGCCGTGGCAAAATTCACGGGAGAAGTTTCCGGCTCGATTATCCTGTTAATCGGACCTCCGGGGGTCGGCAAAACGTCTATCGGAAAGTCCATTGCAGATGCCCTTGGCCGGAAGTTTTACCGTTTCAGTCTGGGTGGCATGCGTGATGAGGCTGAGATAAAGGGCCATCGTCGCACATATATCGGTGCCATGCCCGGAAAATTCGTTCAGGCGCTCAAGGAAGTGGAAGTGGCTAATCCAGTGATCATGCTGGATGAAATTGACAAAATTGGCGCATCCTACCAGGGCGACCCGGCTTCCGCCTTGCTGGAAACCCTGGATCCCGAACAAAACAGCGAATTTCTGGATCACTACCTGGACTTGCGAGTCGATTTATCCAAAGTATTGTTCGTGTGCACTGCAAATCAGCTGGACAGTATTCCCGGCCCTCTACTCGATCGCATGGAAACCATACGGCTTTCCGGATACATCGCCGAGGAAAAACTGGTTATCGCCAAGAAACATCTTTGGCCCCGGTTACTGCAGCGAAACGGTATCCCGAAAGAACGTTTACGCATCAATCAGGCAGCATTGAAAAAAGTTATCGAGAACTATGCACGGGAAGCCGGTGTTCGTAACCTCGAAAAGCAACTAAACCGGATTGTCCGCAAAGCCGCGGTCGAACTCAGTGAATCACCGGAATTACAGGTTCGGATCGCAAAAGAGGATATTGAAAAATACCTCGGCCAGGCGACTTTCAGCGCAGATAAACTGGACAAGGGCATCGGGGTTGTCACCGGTCTCGCGTGGACCGCAATGGGCGGCGCAACGCTTCAAATTCAGTGTTCCCGCATCCATTCCCTGAATCGCGGGTTTCAACTCACCGGACAACTGGGCGATGTCATGAAAGAATCGGCAAACATCGCCTACAGCTTCGTGATGTCGAATCTAATGCAGTTTGGTTGCGAACCCCATTTCTTTGATGAGTCCATGATTCATTTACATGTACCCGCAGGCGCAACACCAAAGGACGGGCCAAGTGCGGGTATTACCATGGCAACCGCCCTCATTTCCCTCGCCAGAAACCAGCAGCCGAAAAAGAGTGTCGCCATGACCGGTGAATTGACCTTAACGGGCCAGGTCCTGCCCGTAGGCGGGATCAGGGAGAAGGTGATCGCCGCCAGGCGGATGGGCATCAAGGAACTTATTCTGCCGAAAGATAATCAGGGTGATTACGAGGAACTGAAAGAGTACTTGAAAAAAGGGCTATCAGTGCATTTTGCCAACCATTTCAGAGATGTCTATCACATCCTGTTTCCCTGA
- a CDS encoding ATP-binding protein: MRTPEQRKQHAAADLFMEIERLAEQIKAGLKADSPSSMEASPSVLDGQRDATNVSGAIRFDGVGTAFLKKEQLQHNVDNLRRLSGDQYRDVVIDPVESSDRWSAVRVIKQLTTKLYGERKHGSLYLAQGEVNTPEGPLKLAFMAQNRKVSNGVWDPEHHRLATKWAREMESKHCPIITFMDTPGANAGVEANQHNQAHSISELIAVMADLTVPVVGIVLGTGYSGGAIPLAASNVMLAVKDALFSTIQPKGLAAIARKQRLSWQACAQLVGVHAAELALDGIVDGVVNYSPADGAFNIENLREAILESLAWIRTESRHVLKEITNVAPSYLENSIRYSTGNRDRRILHDYDIATYPSVFEYALKVQKAVLLRTRLTTGSVEQILNQSEAAVTPEGNGAQDHLAEILAERFEQWLGRKERIVYEDTLQRVWTRLKETSEHRGEKRSYVAALLFGDPEDEFEKAYNELCFEIAFHLYNGWQGDASHHLAKLTNYLATADAEYSADQFAADQLSVLDVIRDPQYKDVLSQYCQQLILLDRMYEVILDGMTDIVTELAEKSRLSRELMCHLMDQAGLSDDQRMQFLRWIVQARETGNLARYMQTAEQWKRTQHPRMSEVLFVVASYFFDRLFPDYYASLDEGKSFSGQFTPVSIGRRKDFWNRLVQAEKDLRIQAILNSSKPSAFFQPHDIISKFFTDFEELDADLTSANPRNFPGFGEAIKKQSQKGGTTSGVITGIARFQVEGHSSAQMGVLVSNHAFQAGAFDMSSAERFCRLMTECTRQQIPVVCFVCSGGMQTKEGASALFSMAVVNEHLNRFVSEVGLPVLVFGYGDCTGGAQASFVTHPLVHTWYFSGTNMPFAGRIVVPDFLPVTATLSNYLSRVSDSMEGLVQNPFIEDLDPRLKVIDPDIPTPSVGVPEVIQNWMEKRIPAQTGLQKRGETEVAQRFDKFESVLIHARGCTAVKLIAQVQQAGLKVILVQSDPDMTSVAAEMLRQEDELVCLGGFTSDESYLNGESVLRIAKLHGAQALHPGIGFLSENSDFAYQCLARGLNFIGPSPSSMAMMGDKSQAINTALRLNVPVVPGSHGLLKDEEDAMAIAREIGFPVILKAAHGGGGKGIVVVEDEASLIAKFLTIKAEARSSFGRDDIYLERFVTRFRHIEVQLLRDSHGNTQVVGLRDCSVQRNKQKIVEESGSTLLPEHQGVLAKECAAKLADACDYNGAGTVEYIYDLDRDQLYFMEMNTRLQVEHPVTELVSGVNIVHQQLLIAQGESIAELKHGEDGYAVEVRINAEQVSVRNGEIKVEPTPGKVELCDFPDDPDITRIVSVGSDKTVPPYYDNLIAQIVAYGTDRNDAVQKLSNYLARVKLDGVSSNIPLLTFILKDDVFLSGDYDTDYLPELAKRRPEELSAHLGKARVEDSATELDDIKVDGSDELKVFAPSNSILYRSPAPNKPAFIQEGDMITTDQTLCLLEVMKMFQPLTLASFNQKRGPLYPDGSKYKVTHIKGSDGQQINKGDLLFVVKPVA, from the coding sequence ATGCGCACACCTGAGCAACGGAAACAACATGCAGCGGCAGACCTGTTCATGGAGATTGAACGTCTGGCAGAACAAATCAAGGCTGGCCTCAAGGCTGACTCACCCAGCTCGATGGAGGCCTCACCCTCTGTTCTGGACGGTCAAAGGGACGCGACCAACGTTTCCGGAGCGATCCGTTTCGATGGTGTCGGTACAGCATTTCTCAAAAAAGAGCAGTTACAGCACAATGTTGATAATCTGCGCCGCTTGAGCGGGGATCAGTATCGGGATGTTGTTATTGATCCGGTAGAGAGTAGTGACCGCTGGTCTGCCGTCAGGGTAATCAAACAGTTGACCACCAAACTCTATGGTGAACGCAAGCACGGCTCCTTGTATCTTGCGCAAGGTGAGGTGAACACGCCAGAAGGGCCTCTTAAGCTGGCCTTCATGGCGCAAAACCGAAAAGTCAGTAATGGTGTGTGGGATCCAGAACATCATCGCCTCGCGACAAAGTGGGCGCGGGAAATGGAAAGTAAACATTGCCCGATCATTACCTTTATGGACACCCCGGGAGCGAACGCAGGTGTCGAGGCAAACCAGCATAACCAGGCGCACAGTATTTCTGAATTGATTGCCGTTATGGCGGATCTCACTGTGCCTGTGGTGGGTATTGTGCTCGGTACCGGCTATTCCGGTGGCGCGATTCCGTTAGCTGCCAGTAACGTGATGCTTGCAGTAAAAGATGCATTGTTTAGTACCATCCAACCCAAAGGTCTGGCGGCGATTGCCCGCAAGCAGCGGCTTTCCTGGCAAGCCTGTGCACAGCTGGTTGGCGTTCATGCGGCTGAGTTGGCGCTGGACGGCATTGTTGATGGCGTCGTTAATTACTCCCCGGCAGATGGCGCGTTTAATATTGAAAATCTGCGAGAAGCGATACTGGAGTCACTGGCCTGGATTCGAACAGAGTCCCGGCATGTCTTGAAAGAAATCACCAATGTCGCGCCCTCTTACCTGGAAAACAGTATCCGGTACAGCACCGGCAATCGGGATCGTCGCATTTTGCACGACTATGACATCGCGACTTATCCCTCTGTTTTTGAGTATGCGCTGAAAGTTCAAAAGGCCGTGTTGTTGAGAACCCGTCTCACCACGGGATCGGTAGAACAGATTTTAAATCAATCCGAGGCTGCCGTTACACCCGAAGGTAATGGCGCTCAGGATCATCTGGCGGAGATTTTGGCAGAGCGCTTTGAACAATGGCTTGGCCGCAAAGAGCGAATTGTTTACGAGGATACGCTGCAACGGGTTTGGACCCGCCTGAAAGAAACCTCCGAACACCGGGGTGAAAAGCGGAGTTATGTTGCGGCCTTGTTGTTCGGGGATCCGGAAGATGAATTCGAGAAAGCGTACAATGAGTTGTGCTTCGAAATCGCGTTCCACCTCTATAATGGCTGGCAAGGCGATGCGTCACATCACTTGGCAAAATTGACCAACTACCTGGCCACAGCTGATGCGGAGTATTCTGCAGATCAATTTGCTGCCGATCAGTTATCGGTTCTCGATGTTATCCGTGATCCACAATACAAGGATGTCCTGTCCCAGTATTGCCAGCAGTTAATATTACTGGATCGGATGTACGAGGTCATTCTGGACGGTATGACCGATATCGTTACGGAATTGGCTGAAAAAAGTCGATTGTCCCGTGAATTGATGTGCCATTTGATGGATCAAGCCGGGCTTTCCGATGATCAGCGCATGCAATTCCTGCGCTGGATTGTTCAGGCCCGTGAGACAGGTAATCTGGCTCGCTATATGCAAACTGCGGAGCAATGGAAACGTACCCAGCATCCGCGGATGTCAGAAGTGCTGTTTGTGGTTGCCAGTTACTTCTTTGATCGCCTGTTCCCTGACTACTACGCCTCGCTGGATGAGGGAAAATCATTCTCCGGCCAGTTTACCCCGGTGTCCATCGGGCGGCGAAAAGACTTCTGGAATCGCCTGGTTCAAGCGGAAAAAGATTTGCGTATCCAGGCCATTCTTAACAGTTCAAAGCCCTCGGCTTTCTTTCAGCCCCATGACATTATCAGTAAATTTTTTACTGACTTTGAGGAGCTGGATGCGGATCTTACATCGGCCAATCCGCGAAATTTCCCCGGTTTCGGTGAGGCGATTAAAAAACAAAGCCAGAAAGGTGGAACGACCTCTGGCGTAATCACCGGGATCGCACGATTCCAGGTGGAAGGCCATTCTTCCGCGCAGATGGGCGTGTTGGTTTCAAACCATGCGTTTCAGGCGGGGGCCTTTGATATGTCCAGTGCCGAACGGTTCTGTCGACTCATGACAGAATGCACCCGGCAACAGATACCGGTTGTGTGTTTTGTCTGCTCTGGCGGGATGCAAACCAAAGAAGGTGCATCGGCTTTGTTTTCCATGGCGGTGGTCAACGAGCACTTGAATCGATTTGTGTCTGAAGTGGGCTTACCGGTGCTTGTTTTTGGCTACGGAGACTGTACCGGAGGGGCTCAAGCGAGTTTTGTTACCCATCCACTGGTTCATACCTGGTATTTTTCCGGCACCAATATGCCGTTTGCAGGCCGTATTGTAGTGCCGGATTTTCTGCCGGTAACGGCGACCTTGTCGAATTACCTGTCTCGTGTTTCAGACAGTATGGAAGGGTTGGTGCAAAACCCCTTCATTGAAGATCTGGATCCGCGTCTGAAAGTGATTGACCCGGATATCCCAACCCCGTCCGTGGGCGTGCCCGAAGTTATTCAGAACTGGATGGAAAAACGGATCCCTGCGCAAACCGGGCTACAAAAGCGCGGTGAAACAGAGGTTGCGCAGCGTTTTGATAAGTTCGAGAGCGTGTTGATCCATGCCCGGGGTTGTACTGCGGTGAAATTGATCGCGCAAGTACAGCAGGCTGGCTTGAAGGTGATTCTGGTACAGTCCGATCCGGACATGACCTCTGTCGCTGCAGAAATGCTTCGTCAGGAAGATGAGCTGGTTTGTCTGGGGGGCTTCACATCGGATGAAAGTTACCTGAATGGCGAAAGTGTGTTGCGTATCGCCAAGTTGCACGGAGCACAGGCTCTGCACCCGGGAATTGGTTTCCTTTCGGAGAACAGTGACTTTGCTTATCAGTGTCTCGCAAGAGGCTTGAATTTCATCGGCCCAAGTCCGTCCAGTATGGCGATGATGGGGGACAAGTCGCAGGCAATCAATACCGCCCTTCGCCTGAACGTTCCCGTCGTGCCCGGGAGTCATGGCTTGTTAAAAGATGAAGAAGATGCGATGGCGATTGCCAGAGAAATTGGCTTCCCGGTAATTCTGAAAGCTGCCCATGGTGGTGGTGGAAAGGGCATCGTTGTCGTTGAAGATGAAGCCTCATTAATCGCTAAATTTTTGACAATAAAAGCCGAAGCACGCAGTAGTTTTGGTCGGGATGATATCTACCTCGAACGATTTGTGACCCGGTTCCGTCATATCGAAGTGCAGTTGTTGCGAGATTCCCACGGTAATACACAGGTCGTTGGCTTGCGTGATTGCAGTGTGCAGCGAAATAAACAAAAAATTGTCGAGGAGTCCGGTTCGACATTGCTGCCGGAACACCAAGGTGTGTTGGCAAAAGAGTGCGCAGCCAAGCTTGCTGATGCCTGCGACTATAACGGCGCAGGTACCGTTGAGTACATTTATGACCTCGACCGCGACCAACTGTATTTCATGGAAATGAATACCCGATTGCAAGTTGAGCATCCGGTTACAGAACTGGTGAGCGGGGTTAACATCGTGCACCAGCAACTGTTGATTGCCCAAGGCGAGTCAATTGCTGAGCTCAAGCATGGCGAGGATGGATACGCCGTTGAGGTGCGAATTAACGCGGAGCAGGTTTCTGTTCGCAATGGTGAAATCAAGGTTGAGCCTACGCCTGGCAAAGTCGAACTTTGTGACTTCCCGGATGACCCGGATATCACCCGCATTGTTTCTGTGGGATCCGATAAAACGGTACCGCCGTATTACGATAACCTTATTGCCCAGATTGTGGCTTACGGTACAGACCGAAATGATGCCGTGCAGAAACTGAGCAATTATCTCGCACGGGTCAAGCTGGACGGTGTTAGCTCGAATATCCCGCTACTGACATTTATTTTGAAAGATGATGTATTCCTTTCCGGTGATTACGATACCGATTACCTTCCGGAATTAGCCAAGCGTCGGCCCGAAGAATTGAGTGCGCATCTGGGTAAAGCCAGGGTTGAGGATTCCGCTACCGAGCTGGATGATATTAAAGTGGATGGATCGGATGAATTGAAGGTATTCGCGCCTTCCAACAGTATACTGTATCGCTCTCCGGCTCCAAACAAGCCCGCGTTCATTCAAGAGGGGGATATGATCACCACAGATCAAACCCTGTGTTTGCTGGAAGTGATGAAGATGTTCCAGCCGCTGACGCTGGCGAGTTTCAATCAAAAAAGGGGACCACTCTATCCTGACGGCAGTAAATACAAGGTGACTCACATCAAAGGCTCAGATGGTCAGCAGATCAATAAAGGAGACCTGTTGTTTGTTGTGAAGCCTGTGGCCTGA